A single window of Amyelois transitella isolate CPQ chromosome 17, ilAmyTran1.1, whole genome shotgun sequence DNA harbors:
- the LOC106142225 gene encoding neuropeptide-like precursor 1, translating into MRNNSRLNIGRHHGYFLLLGALAVTFSSYFGQVMGMPSDLNQWPTFPRRNIAALARDGYLKHSMPGYKRSISTLAKNGQLPTFRSPYDETDKQEQDDDESHEKRNVASIARLRSYAAMKRNIQALARDGYRAGRGQYNQPNDKRNLASLARNGMIHKKDEIGGDEYYFPFYQNPIPPLSEIDGPFDFNEMYDFQQSINPDMMPPLSQVFKKSDPAWALQLEPSAADMENNLNFKRGIIGMPVHGLYRSVFIEPSEGSVRNKRYILSLPDVLDHNDINVPENTENTNDDDKRSVDEDNDVRENFEKRHIGSLARLGLLPSFRFSGGRYSRSGRARLLLPSQELYRKHSSDENFGIRKYIPGAEIDVDPDDADVSSSAVSSYSHPTGRLLHRPLNNDLPTVSSPPLPPAPYPRPNFIDALTKNSWQSNKEVPKFYHFRSLKVPYHTSGKRYLLLPAVDNILLRKTYRNSSLPSRRKNQ; encoded by the exons atGAGAAACAACAGCAGATTAAATATTGGCCGGCACCAtggttactttttattgctTGGGGCTCTGGCAGTCACGTTTTCCAGCTATTTTGGACAA gTGATGGGTATGCCAAGTGATTTGAATCAATGGCCAACGTTTCCTAGAAGGAATATAGCAGCTTTAGCTCGAGATGGGTATCTCAAGCATTCCATGCCTGGTTATAAAAGGAGCATCTCGACTCTTGCGAAAAATGGCCAATTGCCTACGTTCCGATCGCCGTACGACGAAACTGATAAACAAGAACAAGACGATGACGAATCTCACGAAAAAAGGAATGTAGCTTCCATTGCACGTCTTAGAAGTTATGCCGCAATGAAGAGGAATATTCAAGCTTTAGCCAGGGATGGATATCGCGCGGGCAGAGGACAGTACAATCAACCAAATGACAAGCGCAATCTAGCTTCGTTGGCTCGTAATGGAATGATTCACAAGAAAGATGAGATTGGTGGTGACGAATATTATTTCCCATTTTATCAAAACCCCATTCCCCCTCTATCAGAAATAGATGGGCCATTCgactttaatgaaatgtacGACTTCCAACAGTCTATTAATCCTGATATGATGCCACCTTTGTCACAAGTTTTTAAGAAAAGTGATCCTGCTTGGGCCTTGCAACTTGAACCCAGTGCAGCTGAtatggaaaataatttaaacttcaaAAGAGGAATTATTGGAATGCCAGTTCATGGCCTTTACAGATCTGTATTTATAGAACCCAGTGAGGGAAGTGTGAGAAACAAACGATACATATTATCTTTGCCTGATGTTTTGGATCACAATGATATTAATGTTCCAGAAAATACTGAGAATacaaatgatgatgataagcGTTCTGTCG ATGAAGATAACGATGTAcgtgaaaattttgaaaagcGTCATATCGGTTCATTGGCTCGGTTAGGTTTGCTTCCGTCCTTTAGGTTTTCGGGAGGTCGTTATAGCAGATCTGGAAGAGCCAGATTGCTATTGCCCAGCCAAGAATTGTACAG gAAGCATTCCTCTGACGAGAATTTCGGAATTag GAAATATATCCCTGGTGCCGAAATTGACGTCGATCCAGACGACGCCGACGTATCGTCGTCGGCAGTATCTTCTTACTCGCACCCGACAGGAAGGCTCCTCCACAGACCACTAAATAATGATCTCCCCACCGTATCCTCTCCCCCATTGCCCCCAGCACCTTACCCGCGACCAAATTTCATCGACGCTCTAACTAAGAACAGCTGGCAATCCAATAAAGAAGTTCCCAAATTTTACCACTTTAGGTCTTTGAAAGTTCCGTATCACACGTCAGGGAAGAGGTATCTTCTATTACCGGCTGTCGACAATATTCTTCTCAGGAAGACCTACCGCAACAGCAGCCTTCCGAGTCGACGTAAGAATCAGTAG
- the LOC132902747 gene encoding uncharacterized protein LOC132902747, giving the protein MHLLEDFKMYYTMYTFLIVLGLTATLATEDYERKVPSRFEVASSEPNDAGKPSDPESRVVYWIPTSCDSMFERGYTCYSCGEAMHCMLGNVGLLALCYGRRPYCNNGICSDIPTTKCKIKHEEELLNATQTVPTGNKI; this is encoded by the exons ATGCACTTGTTGGAAGACTTCAAAATGTATTACACAATGTATACTTTCCTCATAGTTTTG GGTTTAACTGCAACACTAGCCACAGAGGATTATGAACGGAAGGTGCCCTCACGTTTTGAAGTCGCGTCGTCTGAACCCAATGACGCTGGCAAACCGTCCGATCCGGAATCCAGAGTAGTTTATTGGATCCCAACTTCTTGCGATTCCATGTTTGAG AGAGGCTATACATGCTATTCTTGCGGGGAAGCCATGCACTGCATGCTCGGCAACGTGGGCCTCCTTGCTCTGTGCTACGGTCGTCGACCCTACTGCAACAACGGGATCTGCTCAGATATCCCTACCACAAAGTGCAAGATCAAGCATGAAGAGGAATTGCTGAATGCGACTCAAACAGTGCCTACAGGGAATAAGATATAG